The sequence GCGAATAATTCTAAAGTGGCCTTGTTGCAGCTCAAAAACTTTCCTTCACAATCTAATGTCATTATCGCATCGCGAGACGAATCGAAAAGAATTCGATATTTCTCTTCACTCATTCGCACTGCTTCTTCTACTTTTTTGCGCTCAGTGATATCTTCAAAAATTTCTAAAATTGCTTTCTTGCCCTTATAAACCATACCAGCATACGTTATTTGAACTACTCGTCCACCAAGCACATCTCTACTTTCACAAGTCTCAATTCCCTCCACCCATACATCTTTCTTAAGCGGACAAAGATCACATTGCTTTTTATTGTCTTTATAAGCCTCCCAGCACTTTCTCCCTTCAAGATCGTCGCCACAGGCATGCTTCAATATATTATTGGCAAAAATTATAGTTCCATCTTCAGCAACAATATCTATCCCAAAAGGTATAGTAGCTAACAAAGCTTGGTTAAGTTCGTTAATTTTTACTAGCTCTCCCTCAGCTTTTTTACGCATGTCAATTTCTTTATTTAAATCACTTATAAAGGTAGTCGTATTTTTTAATTTATCGATCATCACATTAAAAGAGTCAGAAAATTGTTCAATTTCATCACCAGTATTTATCTCCACTTTGAAATTTAAATTTCCCTCAGCAACCTTAGTTGTAGCTTCATGCAATATTGTTATCGGTTTTACAAAGATTCCGCTAAAAATAAATCCTAAACCGGCCAACACTATCAATAGAATAATAATAATAATAAGTGAATTAAAAATTAACCTATTTAAAGATTCAAACACCTCGGCTGATTCCTGATCTATGCAAATTCTCCACGATAGCCCTCGCTCCAAAAGATTAGATTGCATAACTAAGGCATAAGCGACAAACATTCTCTTTCCTTGAATTTTAGATTTATCTATCATCATCCATTGATTCTTATTTTCTAATAGTTTACCTAAATCTTTAGTGCTGAAAAATTTAGCAGTTAGCGGTTTAAATTCAGGATGGTATAGAATGTTGGCTTCTTGATCAATTAAGACAGCATGGCCAGTTTTTCCGATTTTAAAATTTTCTAAAGCTGAAAAAAAACGTTTTATGTCTAATACGGCCTTACAGACACCTATCACTTCTCCGGAGCCTCTGATCGGGACCGCTAGAGATATCCCTAAAACATTACTTGATTCATCATAGTTAGCGCCCTCAATGTAAACCTTACCTTCACCGTTATTAAACGCCTCTTGCCACCACTGCTCATCTGCCTGGTAAAAGTCAGTAGTCTTACCTGACGCGGCGACTAAACCTCCAAATCTATCAGTTACGAATATTTCACTTAAACTGTTATCGACATCTTTTACTCTAGTTAATCGCTTACTTACTGGACTTTCTAAATATCTTTTAACCAATAAGTTATCTTCGGAATCGCTAATCCATTCCTCATCCCGGCTTTTAAAATAAGCTCGAATAGCATCCTGATCCATACCTTCATAGTTCAAATTATGCCTTTTAATCTCATCTATACGCAGAGGATGCGACATGTATATATCTATATCTAAAATTTCCTCATCAATAATCCTAGCCATTGCTGCGCTGAGTAGCTGTGCCATATCGCGATAATCTTCACCAATATTATTCCGCAACAGATTAGCTGCCCAAAAATATCCTAAGCTAAGGACTACCGACGCAAAAATAACGAGACACAAACAAATCATTAAGGTAATCTTGCGTCTAATACCGGTTTTATGTTTTATTTCTTGTTGCATTTTCTATTAAGTATTTTAGGTAAGTTTCTTGTATTTATCAGTTTATCATCCTGCCGAAAAATTACAAGATGATATTACAATATCATATATCTAGAAAGGATAAATTAAGAAAAAGGAAGGTATATCTTTAGAAAGAAACTTTCAGCTTTGTCCCAAAAATATGCAAATCATTCCACTTATCGCTCTTTTCGGTAGTTTCCCAAAGATAGTAGACTTCACCTTTTAGGTTTTTGATGATTTTAAGACCAAATCCGCCATAGAACCGGTTGCGGTTTAAAGTTTCAACATCAAAATCATAAAAAATCTCATCAGCTATATAAGGCTGAATCTCTAGTTTGGTAAGCTTAAACGGAGCTTTTATGCTAAACTTATTACGATAACGCCAATAATTATCAGCATCCTCACGATTTCGATATTCTAAGCGGCCACGATTGCTAAAGGCCAAATCAAATAATTTCCATTTTAGATCAGCATTTAGGTGAGGTCGGTTCTCTACCTTCCAATCGCTACTTTTATCTTCATGAATATGCCGATAGTTTACACCGAGATCTAACCAACTAACCAAGCCAGAATAAGTTACTCCTAGATCTGAATGATTATAGTAAGGATTATTAGCATTATCGCCCCAGCGGAACTCTTCTTCAAACGATAGTTTCCAATCATCATTAATCTTTTTAGATACGTTCGAAGTATTCCAATATTGAAAGTCGCCATCATCAAAAGAAAAGGAACAAAAAGGAAATAATGCAATCGCAATAGTTAAAACAATTAACTTTCTCATAGAAAAATAATATACATCACGAAACAAAACTGTCAACAATAAAGTATATAAAGTTGTCTGTTAAACGGGTAGAGTAAATATAAAACGGGAGCCTTTTCCTTCACCCTTAGAACTAGCCTCTATTTTTCCCTTATGTTCCTGAATGATATCTTTACAAATTGCAAGGCCCAGCCCAGTTCCTTCAACTTTTCCGCTTCTGGCTGGTTTAATTTGCTCAAAGGAATGAAAAAGTTTTGGAATATCATTTTTCTTTATACCGATTCCGGTATCAAAAACTTCAACTTCGATACTATTGTCTATTTTTCTGGTAACTACAATAACTTCGCCTTTTTTGGTAAATTTAATCGCATTACTGACTAAGTTGCTGATAACTTGACTAATCCGATCCTTATCAAACCTTGGCTTAGGTAAATCCTGACCAAGCTTTAAGCTAAACTGCAAACCTTTACGCTCAGCCAAAGGTTGCATTATTTCATAAACATCCCTGACAACCTCATTGACATCGTCCTCTTTAAGCCTAAGCTCCATCTTGCCGGCTTCCAGCTTTTGAAATTCTAAAACATCATTAATCAAACGAGCTAGACGATTAACGTTCTTTTTGGCCATCGAGAGAAGGTTCTTTTGCTCAGTGTTTGTATCTCCGGCCAACCCATCGAAAACTATACTAATGCTGGTTTTAATTGCCGCCAAAGGTGTCCGCAGCTCATGAGAAACCATTGAAGTTAGTTTTGACTTATATTCCACAGCCTCGCGTAACTTTTCTTCAACTCTTTTACGTTCGCTAATCTCTTTTTTAAGTTCAAGAGTACGCTCATCGACTAATTCTTCAAGATGATCCTGATATTTCTTTAACTCATCGGTCATCGTATTAAACAAAGAAGCCAAATCGCCGATCTCGTCATTGCCCTTGACCTCGGTATGACGTCCAAATTCCTTATGAGAAATAATATATCTAATAGCTCCCAACAGCTTCGAAATCGGAACAATAACAATCCTAGAAAGGCTCTGATAAAATAAAAATATACAAAAACCTAAGGCTAACAGTAAAACCAAAAGGTTTTGAGCCCGCATTTTTCTTATTTTACTATTTATAATTTCTTGTTTTATCCCAACATTGATCGTCCCGATAACCTCTTCGAACCAAGGAATTGGAATAATTGACTCATAATACTTACCAATAACCAAAGTCCTCCGTTGGGAAGTTTTTAACGGATAGAGGTCACCGTATTTACCTTTGTCATAAATACTACTAAAAAAAGGAGATTTAGCATGGTATAAAATCTTTCCATCCCGATCAGCAATAAAGCAATAATCAATGCCTTCATTTGCAAATAAAACACTCTGCAAATATTCATCCATACCCGAAAATTCATCGAGCGAAAAATAACGTAAATTATTGTGTACAGTCCGACGCAAAGCCTTACCAACCGCATAAGATTTTTCCTCCAAGGCTTCTTTATAAGCTACTTTAAAAGAAAAAATGGTAATCAATGAATTAGCAGCTACCGCTACAACAATAACTAAAAGAATAACCGAAAATAGCTTGGTTTTGACACTTATATATTTCTTCTCTGATTTTTTATTCATTTAACTATATTTTCTCCGGACATTTCTATATATTCAACCGGAACTTTAATTCCGAACTCCTCAGCTTTACGCAAATCAAAAGCAAAACCATTATTCTTCGGCCATTCTGGATATATCTCTTTGATTGATCTACCTTCGAATAGCTCTTTAATCATTCTGGCAGCTTGGTGGCCCATGCTTCGGTTAGAAGGATATACAACCATAGTCGCTCCCCAGCCTTGCATAACCGACTCCTTTCCTAGACCAATCAAAGGCTTAGTCGCGTTTTCATAAACCATACGACAAAAATACTCCTGCACCCCCATCTGATCATTAGGGGCCAAGAAAACATCAACTATCGGATCAAGTTCTAAAACAAACCTCTTAGCTGCTTCAGCCATATATTTGCTTCCTTTTTCGCCAACAACTAAAGGCACTGAACGAAAAATAATCTTAAAATTCTTAAACTCAAGATTAGTTTTAAAAAGCTCCTCGGCCCACTTACGATAACTCCTTGACTGAGGCATATCAGCATAAATAAGACCAATAATTTTTGCCTTAGGCATTAACTCTTTGATAAATTCAAAACGGGTCGCAACTCTTAGAGGGTAATGGACTCCGGTAAAATTATACTTAGGCGGCGCATCAAAATCTTCAATTACTCCAATTCCAACTGGATCGGTATTAGCAGCAAAAACAGCTACTTGATCCTTGCCTAAAAGTACATTTTTAGCAGCAACGGTCATCACTGTACCATTAATAAAAATAATATCATAATTGTTCGGTAACTGTTCCTTGAGAATCGCCTCGCCTTTTTTTATATCATTTTCAATGACAAAGTAAGCCAGGCTTAAATTGCCCCCTTCTCGATAACCCCAATAACTGAGACGTTCAAGCATAGCTTCCCTTACCTCTTTATAGGGCTCTCCGGTTTGAGAATCCAAAATAAGCAGTTTAAAATTTCGGGAAGAATTTTTAGCCACCGCTGGCTGATTCTCGGTAAATAGTGCGGTTTCCTCAACTCGATCAGAATTAGTACAGGAAATAATTAGGCCTAGGCAAACAAAAATAAACGACCTTAATAATAAATTTAAAAAATTAACACCTTTCATCTTATGGTGATATTTTACCATAAACCATAAGACACAAAAACAAAAAATCCCCACCTTTTTTAAGGTGGGGATAGCTTGCTTAATTGTTCCTTCAGCCCAATTCAAGGACTAAGGTTATTTCCCTAAGTTAATCGCTCTGACCTTTACAACACCTTCAATCTTAGAAAGAGCTTTTATAGTCTCCTCCTTAGGTTCATCTGAAGCATCGATAATCGTACAAGCATAGCCGGCTTTACTCTTATTTAACATCTCAACGATATTAATATTGGCTTTAGCTAAAATCGTTGAAACCTGACCAACCATATTCGGAATATCTTTATTCATAACTATCAACCGGTGACTAGAATTTTGCTCTAATTTACAGTCAGGAAAATTAACTGAATTCTTAATAACCCCCCGCTCAATGAAATTACGCAACTGCTTAACAACCATTACTGCGCAATTAGTTTCGGCCTCTTGGGTTGAAGCACCAAGATGAGGTATGGCTATTACCTTATCCATGTTAAGTAGTTCATCATCAGGAAAATCAGTTACATATCTCTCAACTATACCGTCTTTGATTGCTTTAGCTAAATCATCATTGTTTACTATTCCACCACGGGAAAGATTTAAAATCCTGACACCTTTTTTCATCCGAGAAAACTTCTCACTATCAACCATTCCTTTAGTTGCATCAGTCAAAGGCGTGTGCAGCGAAATATAATCTGCTTCAGCCATAAGTGCATCTAAACCATTAGCTCGTTTTACCTGTCTTGAAAGACCCCAAGCCGACTCAACCGAGATAAACGGATCATAGCCAACAACCTCCATACCCAAATCTAAAGCAGCATTGGCCACCATAACCCCGATTTTACCTAAGCCAACAATACCGAGAGTTTTGCCCATAATCTCAAAACCGGCAAAATCTTTCTTATTCTTTTCTACCGAGGTCGGAACTTCAGTTCCCTTTCCCTTAAGTGATTCAGAAAAGGCAATACCCTTAGAGATATCCCTTGAAGCTAGCAGCAATCCGGCTATAGTCAACTCTTTTACGGCGTTAGCATTGGCTCCCGGAGTATTAAAAACAACCACCCCTCTTTCTGAGCACTTATCAATCGAAATATTGTTGGTTCCGGCTCCAGCCCGACCCACCGCAAGAAGAGATTTCGGTAACTCCATATCATGCATCTTAAAGCTTCGGAGGATTATTGCTTCGGGATTAGTAACTTCAGTACCAATCTCATATTGATCAAGCGGAAAAAGGGCTAAGCCCTCTGTTGAAATTTTATCTAGTTTCATTACCTTATACATCATATCCTCCTTTAGTTGCTTATCGGTTTGTTTTTTCGAATTCTTCCATAAGTTCAACAAGTTTTTTAACCCCTTCAACCGGCATGGCATTGTAAATACTAGCTCGCATGCCGCCGACAGTACGGTGTCCTTTCAAAGTCTTAAAACCTTTAGCTGAAGCCTCCTCGATGAATTTCGCATCTAGCTCCTTATTCCCGGTAACAAAAGGGACATTCATCAAAGAACGGTTTTCTTTTTTAACCGGACTGCTGAAAAGTTTTGACTGATCTAAATAGCTATAGAGAATTTCTGCTTTTTCACGATTGAGCTTTTCGATTGCCGCCAGTCCTCCTTTTCCCTTAATCCAGGCAAAAACTAACCCGGCTATATAGATTGAATAGCAGGGCGGTGTATTGAACATCGAACCGGCGTCAAGATGAGTTTTGTAATTAAGCATCGCCGGAATACTGTCTGGAGCCTGGCCTACTAAATCTTCACGGATGATAACCAAGGTAACACCGGCTGGTCCGATATTTTTCTGAGCTCCGGCAAAGATAACTCCAAATTTTGAAACATCAATTGGCTCAGACAAAATATTAGAAGACATATCGGCGATTAAAGGAACTGCCCCTGTATTAGGGATCTTTTCATAAACTGTTCCGTAAATCGTATTGTTAGTTGCGATATAGAAATAGTCAGCGTCTTTAGAAAAATCATCAGAATTAAGTTCCGGGATATAAGTAAAATTCTTATCTTCGGAACTGGCAACAACCTTAACCGCCCCCTGTTTCTTAGCTTCGGCTATTGCTTTCTTGGTCCATTGGCCGGTATGCACATAGTCGGCTTTTTTATTTTTGACCATTAAGTTCAAGGGAATCATCGAGAACTGTAAACTTGCCCCGCCTTGCAAAAACAAAACCTTATAGTTATCCGGAATAGCCATGATTTCTCGTAGGGTAGCTTCGGCCGTCTCGATAATACCTTTAAACTCCTTGCCGCGATGAGAAAGTTCCATTACACTCATACCACTTCCTTGATAATTAAACATCTCTGCGGCAGCTTTCTTCAAAACTTCCTCTGGCAAAACTGCTGGTCCAGCACTAAAATTGTATACCCTCTCCATGGTTACCCCCCTTTAAGTGATGCGGCAACAAACCGCAAAGC comes from Candidatus Omnitrophota bacterium and encodes:
- a CDS encoding DUF2490 domain-containing protein gives rise to the protein MRKLIVLTIAIALFPFCSFSFDDGDFQYWNTSNVSKKINDDWKLSFEEEFRWGDNANNPYYNHSDLGVTYSGLVSWLDLGVNYRHIHEDKSSDWKVENRPHLNADLKWKLFDLAFSNRGRLEYRNREDADNYWRYRNKFSIKAPFKLTKLEIQPYIADEIFYDFDVETLNRNRFYGGFGLKIIKNLKGEVYYLWETTEKSDKWNDLHIFGTKLKVSF
- a CDS encoding phosphoglycerate dehydrogenase; its protein translation is MYKVMKLDKISTEGLALFPLDQYEIGTEVTNPEAIILRSFKMHDMELPKSLLAVGRAGAGTNNISIDKCSERGVVVFNTPGANANAVKELTIAGLLLASRDISKGIAFSESLKGKGTEVPTSVEKNKKDFAGFEIMGKTLGIVGLGKIGVMVANAALDLGMEVVGYDPFISVESAWGLSRQVKRANGLDALMAEADYISLHTPLTDATKGMVDSEKFSRMKKGVRILNLSRGGIVNNDDLAKAIKDGIVERYVTDFPDDELLNMDKVIAIPHLGASTQEAETNCAVMVVKQLRNFIERGVIKNSVNFPDCKLEQNSSHRLIVMNKDIPNMVGQVSTILAKANINIVEMLNKSKAGYACTIIDASDEPKEETIKALSKIEGVVKVRAINLGK
- the serC gene encoding 3-phosphoserine/phosphohydroxythreonine transaminase; this encodes MERVYNFSAGPAVLPEEVLKKAAAEMFNYQGSGMSVMELSHRGKEFKGIIETAEATLREIMAIPDNYKVLFLQGGASLQFSMIPLNLMVKNKKADYVHTGQWTKKAIAEAKKQGAVKVVASSEDKNFTYIPELNSDDFSKDADYFYIATNNTIYGTVYEKIPNTGAVPLIADMSSNILSEPIDVSKFGVIFAGAQKNIGPAGVTLVIIREDLVGQAPDSIPAMLNYKTHLDAGSMFNTPPCYSIYIAGLVFAWIKGKGGLAAIEKLNREKAEILYSYLDQSKLFSSPVKKENRSLMNVPFVTGNKELDAKFIEEASAKGFKTLKGHRTVGGMRASIYNAMPVEGVKKLVELMEEFEKTNR